The genomic segment ACATCGACGACGATCCGCGCGTACTGCCCCGAACCGCCGGTCTGCTTCTTGTGCGTGTACTCGACGCCCTTGACCGCCTTCGCGAACGTCTCGCGGTAGGCGATCTTCGGGGCGGCGGTGCGGGCGTTCACGTTGAACTTCCGCTTGGCGCGTTCCAGCGAAACGGTCAGGTGCTGCTCGCCCAGCCCGGAGATGATCGTCTCTTTCGTGTCGTTGTTGCGCGACACATGGAAGCTGGGGTCTTCGTCGGCGATGCGCGTGATGCCCGCGATGAGCCGGTCGTCATCGCCTTCGGTCATCGGGAAGACGGCGAGAGAAAGCGTCGGAGCCGGGAAGCTCACCGGGGCGAGCACGTACGGCTTGTCGGGGCGAGCCAGCGTGTCGCCCGTTCCCGATGCTGCCAGTTTGACGACCGTGCCGATATCGCCCGCGACGATCTGCTTCGCCTCGATCTGCTGCTTGCCCGACGGATGGTTGACCTTGCTGATGCGCTCCGCTTCGCCTCGCGACGTATTCTGAACCGACTCGACGCCGAGCGTTCCCGAGTAGACCCGGAAGAGGTTCAGGCGACCGGAGAAGGGGTCCGTGACCGTCTTGAAGACGAGCACCGCCAGCGGGCCCGAGGCGTCCGCCGTCAGCGTGACCTCTTCGCCGCTCAGCGTTGCGGGAACCGGCACGTCGGCGGGCGACGGGAAGCAGTCCACGATGAAGTCCAGAAGGACGCTGACGCCCACGTTCTTGATCGCCGAAACGGCGAACGCGGGTATGGCGACCCGTTCGCGGAACGCGGCGCGCAAGCCCTCGGCGACTTCTTCGGCGGAGAGCTCTTCGCCTTCGAGATACTTCTCCGTCAAGGAGTCCTCGCCCTCGGCGGCGGCTTCGATGAGCGCCTCGCGGGCTTCCTCGGCGGCTCCTTCGACGTCCGCCGGGATGTCGCCGACCTCGGCGGTCTTGCCGTCCGCCGCCAACTGCACGCCGCGCATGGCGAGCAGATCGACCACGCCCGTCAGCGAAGAGCCCGCGCCCACCGGAAGCGTGACGCGCACCGGCTGGACCCCCAGCAGGTCTTGAACGCTGGCGAGGACCTTGTCGTAGTCGGCGTCTTCACCGTCCAGATGGTT from the Candidatus Poribacteria bacterium genome contains:
- the fusA gene encoding elongation factor G → MRDYTTDAIRNLCVVAHAGAGKTSLIEAMLYSSGAIARMGRVEDGTTVSDFDPDEVSRRTTLAATPCIAEWREHKLNLIDSPGYEDFYGELESALRVADAAIIVVDAVQGVAGGTEKVWAAAERHNLPRAIVVNHLDGEDADYDKVLASVQDLLGVQPVRVTLPVGAGSSLTGVVDLLAMRGVQLAADGKTAEVGDIPADVEGAAEEAREALIEAAAEGEDSLTEKYLEGEELSAEEVAEGLRAAFRERVAIPAFAVSAIKNVGVSVLLDFIVDCFPSPADVPVPATLSGEEVTLTADASGPLAVLVFKTVTDPFSGRLNLFRVYSGTLGVESVQNTSRGEAERISKVNHPSGKQQIEAKQIVAGDIGTVVKLAASGTGDTLARPDKPYVLAPVSFPAPTLSLAVFPMTEGDDDRLIAGITRIADEDPSFHVSRNNDTKETIISGLGEQHLTVSLERAKRKFNVNARTAAPKIAYRETFAKAVKGVEYTHKKQTGGSGQYARIVVDVEPLPRGGGYEFVDKIFGGAIDQQYRPSVDKGMQASMTEGVLCGFPVVDLRVSLVDGKTHPVDSKDIAFQIAGREGFKKAAEMAGIVLLEPVMNLEILVPEDSMGDVIGDLNGRRGHVMGMDQVNNRQLIRAEVPLAEMSRYHTDLRAMTRARGTFTMTLSHYAEVPREAQEKIVTAIKQG